A genomic region of Terriglobales bacterium contains the following coding sequences:
- a CDS encoding YqcC family protein yields the protein MHPTRLQQNVARYADDIEAEMRRIGFWQSEPLRPEQLEFTQAFAMDTMTYAQWLQFIFLPRVREAVASNQFPSSSSVGTQAVREFDGAPDADRLITLLSEFDGLFE from the coding sequence ATGCACCCGACACGGCTTCAGCAAAATGTCGCCCGCTACGCCGATGACATTGAGGCTGAGATGCGGCGAATCGGCTTCTGGCAGAGCGAACCTCTGCGGCCCGAGCAACTGGAATTTACCCAGGCCTTTGCCATGGACACTATGACCTACGCGCAGTGGCTGCAGTTCATCTTTCTGCCGCGCGTGCGGGAGGCGGTCGCGTCTAATCAGTTCCCCTCGAGCAGCAGCGTCGGTACGCAGGCTGTCCGCGAGTTCGACGGCGCTCCTGATGCAGACCGTTTGATTACGCTGCTCTCGGAATTCGATGGGCTGTTTGAGTAA